One segment of Acropora muricata isolate sample 2 chromosome 8, ASM3666990v1, whole genome shotgun sequence DNA contains the following:
- the LOC136924850 gene encoding 5'-nucleotidase-like isoform X3: MARRATEIKRIRSEEKNVLLLSGGDVFTGTLWYKVYRGNASRKFMNELGYDAMTLGNHEFDDGVENLVSFLRRLNFTVVASNLNVSQEPKWPLSPPLFIKSKVFEVGGEKIGVVGYILKTTPQFSRPGPGTNIKFLPEVESVRSAVEDLKKDKINKIIAVGHSGIDMDKKVANEVDGIDIVVGGHTNTFLYTGVPPSTETPYDKYPIVVEQGGNSKALVVQDFAYGKYLGHLKVEFDADGHVTSWSGNPILLDSSIPKDPSVLHQVQRMKIKVTKFSEIKLGSSLVFLDARIPDCFRKECNLGNVVTDALVFHYANKSANDAQWTDASIAIQGIGGITASIEKGDVTLGDVVNSSPYRNMVDAVELKGKDLLQLFEVSASKFGTGGFLQVSGVQITYDMSKPSGHRVASIEVRCASCLVPIYKPLDEDAVYKVVLPSYLAQGGGGFTIIKQKRLSHTEGDTVEFEALKDYFASKSPITTGEENRISFIQEDKSTVMNRGARVLTFDVGMISAAIAFSIAKCFILRNE, translated from the exons ATGGCACGCAGAGCGACCGAGATCAAACGAATTCGTTCTGAGGAGAAAAACGTGCTGCTGTTGTCTGGCGGAGATGTGTTTACTGGTACCTTGTGGTACAAAGTTTACCGCGGAAATGCATCGAGGAAATTCATGAACGAACTTGGATATGACGCAATG ACCCTTGGGAATCACGAGTTCGATGACGGCGTCGAAAATCTGGTGTCCTTCCTTAGAAGATTGAATTTTACCGTTGTGGCGTCAAATCTGAATGTGAGCCAGGAACCAAAGTGGCCTCTCTCCCCTCCCCTGTTCATCAAATCGAAAGTTTTTGAGGTCGGAGGTGAAAAGATTGGGGTTGTGGGATACATTCTCAAGACTACTCCACA ATTTTCAAGGCCCGGCCCAGGAACAAACATCAAATTCCTTCCAGAAGTGGAGTCAGTGAGAAGTGCTGTTGAGGACTTaaaaaaggacaaaatcaaCAAAATTATTGCTGTTGGTCACTCAGGGATTGATATGGACAAAAAAGTAGCCAATGAAGTGGACGGAATTGATATTGTAGTGGGAGGACACACCAATACATTCCTTTACACAG GAGTACCCCCTTCTACGGAGACCCCGTATGATAAATATCCAATAGTTGTCGAGCAAGGTGGAAACTCGAAAGCGCTGGTCGTTCAAGATTTTGCATATGGCAAATATCTCGGTCATTTGAAAGTTGAATTCGACGCCGATGGTCACGTGACATCTTGGTCCGGAAATCCCATACTGCTCGACAGTTCAATTCCCAAAGATCCCTCGGTTCTTCATCAAGTTCAGCGGATGAAAATTAAAGTGACGAAGTTTTCAGAG ATTAAATTGGGCTCTAGTTTAGTTTTCCTTGATGCAAGAATACCTGATTGCTTCCGAAAAGAATGCAACCTTGGAAACGTTGTCACCGATGCCTTGGTGTTCCATTACGCTAATAAGTCGGCAAACGATGCACAATGGACGGATGCAAGTATTGCAATCCAGGGCATTGGAGGTATTACTGCGAGTATTGAAAAAGGAG ATGTCACTTTAGGTGATGTTGTCAACAGCTCTCCTTACAGGAACATGGTAGATGCTGTTGAGCTGAAAGGCAAAGATCTTCTCCAACTTTTCGAGGTATCTGCCTCCAAATTTGGCACTGGGGGATTCTTGCAAGTTTCAg GAGTCCAAATAACATACGATATGTCAAAACCATCTGGACATAGAGTCGCAAGCATCGAAGTTCGCTGTGCTTCATGCCTAGTCCCCATCTACAAACCACTCGATGAAGATGCGGTTTACAAAGTTGTTCTCCCCTCCTACTTGGCGCAAGGAGGCGGTGGATTTACCATTATTAAACAGAAGAGACTGTCTCACACAGAAGGGGATACTGTCGAGTTTGAAGCATTAAAAGATTATTTCGCGTCAAAATCTCCGATAACGACAGGGGAAGAGAACAGAATCAGTTTTATCCAAGAAGACAAATCAACCGTGATGAACAGAGGAGCACGCGTCCTAACGTTTGACGTTGGGATGATTTCTGCTGCAATTGCATTTTCAATTGCAAAGTGTTTCATCCTCAGAAACGAGTAA
- the LOC136924850 gene encoding snake venom 5'-nucleotidase-like isoform X1, with protein sequence MLKYLGILAMISFLILLLVSSVEGFSLTVLHTNDNHGRFEETDTRGFLCSSKDAKAKKCFGGMARRATEIKRIRSEEKNVLLLSGGDVFTGTLWYKVYRGNASRKFMNELGYDAMTLGNHEFDDGVENLVSFLRRLNFTVVASNLNVSQEPKWPLSPPLFIKSKVFEVGGEKIGVVGYILKTTPQFSRPGPGTNIKFLPEVESVRSAVEDLKKDKINKIIAVGHSGIDMDKKVANEVDGIDIVVGGHTNTFLYTGVPPSTETPYDKYPIVVEQGGNSKALVVQDFAYGKYLGHLKVEFDADGHVTSWSGNPILLDSSIPKDPSVLHQVQRMKIKVTKFSEIKLGSSLVFLDARIPDCFRKECNLGNVVTDALVFHYANKSANDAQWTDASIAIQGIGGITASIEKGDVTLGDVVNSSPYRNMVDAVELKGKDLLQLFEVSASKFGTGGFLQVSGVQITYDMSKPSGHRVASIEVRCASCLVPIYKPLDEDAVYKVVLPSYLAQGGGGFTIIKQKRLSHTEGDTVEFEALKDYFASKSPITTGEENRISFIQEDKSTVMNRGARVLTFDVGMISAAIAFSIAKCFILRNE encoded by the exons ATGCTCAAATATCTGGGAATCTTAGCCATGATATCGTTTTTAATTTTACTTCTTGTCTCTTCGGTCGAAGGTTTTTCTCTTACTGTTCTGCACACAAACGATAACCATGGTCGTTTTGAAGAAACAGACACTCGCGGCTTCTTGTGTTCCTCCAAAGATGCCAAAGCGAAGAAGTGTTTTGGAGGAATGGCACGCAGAGCGACCGAGATCAAACGAATTCGTTCTGAGGAGAAAAACGTGCTGCTGTTGTCTGGCGGAGATGTGTTTACTGGTACCTTGTGGTACAAAGTTTACCGCGGAAATGCATCGAGGAAATTCATGAACGAACTTGGATATGACGCAATG ACCCTTGGGAATCACGAGTTCGATGACGGCGTCGAAAATCTGGTGTCCTTCCTTAGAAGATTGAATTTTACCGTTGTGGCGTCAAATCTGAATGTGAGCCAGGAACCAAAGTGGCCTCTCTCCCCTCCCCTGTTCATCAAATCGAAAGTTTTTGAGGTCGGAGGTGAAAAGATTGGGGTTGTGGGATACATTCTCAAGACTACTCCACA ATTTTCAAGGCCCGGCCCAGGAACAAACATCAAATTCCTTCCAGAAGTGGAGTCAGTGAGAAGTGCTGTTGAGGACTTaaaaaaggacaaaatcaaCAAAATTATTGCTGTTGGTCACTCAGGGATTGATATGGACAAAAAAGTAGCCAATGAAGTGGACGGAATTGATATTGTAGTGGGAGGACACACCAATACATTCCTTTACACAG GAGTACCCCCTTCTACGGAGACCCCGTATGATAAATATCCAATAGTTGTCGAGCAAGGTGGAAACTCGAAAGCGCTGGTCGTTCAAGATTTTGCATATGGCAAATATCTCGGTCATTTGAAAGTTGAATTCGACGCCGATGGTCACGTGACATCTTGGTCCGGAAATCCCATACTGCTCGACAGTTCAATTCCCAAAGATCCCTCGGTTCTTCATCAAGTTCAGCGGATGAAAATTAAAGTGACGAAGTTTTCAGAG ATTAAATTGGGCTCTAGTTTAGTTTTCCTTGATGCAAGAATACCTGATTGCTTCCGAAAAGAATGCAACCTTGGAAACGTTGTCACCGATGCCTTGGTGTTCCATTACGCTAATAAGTCGGCAAACGATGCACAATGGACGGATGCAAGTATTGCAATCCAGGGCATTGGAGGTATTACTGCGAGTATTGAAAAAGGAG ATGTCACTTTAGGTGATGTTGTCAACAGCTCTCCTTACAGGAACATGGTAGATGCTGTTGAGCTGAAAGGCAAAGATCTTCTCCAACTTTTCGAGGTATCTGCCTCCAAATTTGGCACTGGGGGATTCTTGCAAGTTTCAg GAGTCCAAATAACATACGATATGTCAAAACCATCTGGACATAGAGTCGCAAGCATCGAAGTTCGCTGTGCTTCATGCCTAGTCCCCATCTACAAACCACTCGATGAAGATGCGGTTTACAAAGTTGTTCTCCCCTCCTACTTGGCGCAAGGAGGCGGTGGATTTACCATTATTAAACAGAAGAGACTGTCTCACACAGAAGGGGATACTGTCGAGTTTGAAGCATTAAAAGATTATTTCGCGTCAAAATCTCCGATAACGACAGGGGAAGAGAACAGAATCAGTTTTATCCAAGAAGACAAATCAACCGTGATGAACAGAGGAGCACGCGTCCTAACGTTTGACGTTGGGATGATTTCTGCTGCAATTGCATTTTCAATTGCAAAGTGTTTCATCCTCAGAAACGAGTAA
- the LOC136924850 gene encoding snake venom 5'-nucleotidase-like isoform X2, with amino-acid sequence MLKYLGILAMISFLILLLVSSVEGFSLTVLHTNDNHGRFEETDTRGFLCSSKDAKAKKCFGGMARRATEIKRIRSEEKNVLLLSGGDVFTGTLWYKVYRGNASRKFMNELGYDAMTLGNHEFDDGVENLVSFLRRLNFTVVASNLNVSQEPKWPLSPPLFIKSKVFEVGGEKIGVVGYILKTTPQFSRPGPGTNIKFLPEVESVRSAVEDLKKDKINKIIAVGHSGIDMDKKVANEVDGIDIVVGGHTNTFLYTGVPPSTETPYDKYPIVVEQGGNSKALVVQDFAYGKYLGHLKVEFDADGHVTSWSGNPILLDSSIPKDPSVLHQVQRMKIKVTKFSEIKLGSSLVFLDARIPDCFRKECNLGNVVTDALVFHYANKSANDAQWTDASIAIQGIGDVTLGDVVNSSPYRNMVDAVELKGKDLLQLFEVSASKFGTGGFLQVSGVQITYDMSKPSGHRVASIEVRCASCLVPIYKPLDEDAVYKVVLPSYLAQGGGGFTIIKQKRLSHTEGDTVEFEALKDYFASKSPITTGEENRISFIQEDKSTVMNRGARVLTFDVGMISAAIAFSIAKCFILRNE; translated from the exons ATGCTCAAATATCTGGGAATCTTAGCCATGATATCGTTTTTAATTTTACTTCTTGTCTCTTCGGTCGAAGGTTTTTCTCTTACTGTTCTGCACACAAACGATAACCATGGTCGTTTTGAAGAAACAGACACTCGCGGCTTCTTGTGTTCCTCCAAAGATGCCAAAGCGAAGAAGTGTTTTGGAGGAATGGCACGCAGAGCGACCGAGATCAAACGAATTCGTTCTGAGGAGAAAAACGTGCTGCTGTTGTCTGGCGGAGATGTGTTTACTGGTACCTTGTGGTACAAAGTTTACCGCGGAAATGCATCGAGGAAATTCATGAACGAACTTGGATATGACGCAATG ACCCTTGGGAATCACGAGTTCGATGACGGCGTCGAAAATCTGGTGTCCTTCCTTAGAAGATTGAATTTTACCGTTGTGGCGTCAAATCTGAATGTGAGCCAGGAACCAAAGTGGCCTCTCTCCCCTCCCCTGTTCATCAAATCGAAAGTTTTTGAGGTCGGAGGTGAAAAGATTGGGGTTGTGGGATACATTCTCAAGACTACTCCACA ATTTTCAAGGCCCGGCCCAGGAACAAACATCAAATTCCTTCCAGAAGTGGAGTCAGTGAGAAGTGCTGTTGAGGACTTaaaaaaggacaaaatcaaCAAAATTATTGCTGTTGGTCACTCAGGGATTGATATGGACAAAAAAGTAGCCAATGAAGTGGACGGAATTGATATTGTAGTGGGAGGACACACCAATACATTCCTTTACACAG GAGTACCCCCTTCTACGGAGACCCCGTATGATAAATATCCAATAGTTGTCGAGCAAGGTGGAAACTCGAAAGCGCTGGTCGTTCAAGATTTTGCATATGGCAAATATCTCGGTCATTTGAAAGTTGAATTCGACGCCGATGGTCACGTGACATCTTGGTCCGGAAATCCCATACTGCTCGACAGTTCAATTCCCAAAGATCCCTCGGTTCTTCATCAAGTTCAGCGGATGAAAATTAAAGTGACGAAGTTTTCAGAG ATTAAATTGGGCTCTAGTTTAGTTTTCCTTGATGCAAGAATACCTGATTGCTTCCGAAAAGAATGCAACCTTGGAAACGTTGTCACCGATGCCTTGGTGTTCCATTACGCTAATAAGTCGGCAAACGATGCACAATGGACGGATGCAAGTATTGCAATCCAGGGCATTGGAG ATGTCACTTTAGGTGATGTTGTCAACAGCTCTCCTTACAGGAACATGGTAGATGCTGTTGAGCTGAAAGGCAAAGATCTTCTCCAACTTTTCGAGGTATCTGCCTCCAAATTTGGCACTGGGGGATTCTTGCAAGTTTCAg GAGTCCAAATAACATACGATATGTCAAAACCATCTGGACATAGAGTCGCAAGCATCGAAGTTCGCTGTGCTTCATGCCTAGTCCCCATCTACAAACCACTCGATGAAGATGCGGTTTACAAAGTTGTTCTCCCCTCCTACTTGGCGCAAGGAGGCGGTGGATTTACCATTATTAAACAGAAGAGACTGTCTCACACAGAAGGGGATACTGTCGAGTTTGAAGCATTAAAAGATTATTTCGCGTCAAAATCTCCGATAACGACAGGGGAAGAGAACAGAATCAGTTTTATCCAAGAAGACAAATCAACCGTGATGAACAGAGGAGCACGCGTCCTAACGTTTGACGTTGGGATGATTTCTGCTGCAATTGCATTTTCAATTGCAAAGTGTTTCATCCTCAGAAACGAGTAA